A window of Sphingobacterium sp. lm-10 contains these coding sequences:
- a CDS encoding DNA topoisomerase IV subunit B: MSTYNEDSIRSLDWKEHIRLRPGMYIGKLGDGSAYDDGIYVLLKEVMDNCIDEFVMGAGRSIDITVNENKVSIRDYGRGIPIGSVVDVVSKINTGGKYDSKAFQKSVGLNGVGTKAVNALSTQFTVQSYRQNVTRIAQFSQGELVSDEKKDTTQRNGTSVTFYPDNNIFRNYKYRMEFVENMIWNYVFLNSGLTINFNGQKFISENGLKDLLERNVETESMRYGIIHLRGEDIEIALTHGQQYGEEYYSFVNGQHTTQGGTHQAAFREAVVKTIREFYKKDYDASDIRASIIGAIAIKVQEPVFESQTKTKLGSQNIGPEGPSVRTFINDFLKKALDDYLHRNPETADALQKRILQSERERKDIAGIKKLANERAKKASVHNRKLRDCKLHFSDKHERNQETTLFITEGDSASGSITKSRDVMTQAVFSLKGKPLNSYGMSKKIVYENEEFNLLQHALNIEDGLDGLRYNNIVVATDADVDGMHIRLLLLTFFLQFFPDLVKSGHVSILQTPLFRVRNKKETIYCYSEEEKQQAIKKLGGKPEITRFKGLGEISPSEFGLFIGKDMRLDPVILSKENKLSHLLEYYMGKNTPDRQKHIVNNLRVELDTEEELTKAAV; the protein is encoded by the coding sequence ATGAGCACATATAACGAAGATAGTATACGATCACTAGACTGGAAAGAGCATATTAGGCTTCGCCCAGGGATGTATATCGGTAAGTTGGGCGATGGCTCTGCCTATGATGATGGCATCTATGTGTTATTAAAAGAGGTGATGGATAATTGCATCGATGAGTTTGTGATGGGCGCTGGCCGCTCCATCGATATCACGGTGAATGAAAATAAAGTATCTATCAGAGATTACGGCCGTGGTATTCCAATCGGTTCCGTGGTCGATGTGGTATCCAAAATCAATACGGGTGGTAAATACGATAGCAAAGCATTTCAAAAATCGGTGGGATTAAACGGGGTGGGTACAAAGGCGGTCAACGCCTTATCGACACAATTTACGGTGCAGTCCTATCGGCAGAATGTCACGCGCATCGCTCAATTTTCGCAGGGGGAACTGGTATCTGACGAGAAGAAGGATACCACACAGCGAAACGGAACTTCGGTTACGTTTTATCCAGATAACAACATTTTTAGGAACTATAAGTACCGCATGGAATTTGTAGAGAACATGATCTGGAATTATGTTTTCTTAAATTCTGGCTTGACGATCAATTTCAACGGACAAAAATTCATCTCTGAGAATGGTCTGAAAGACTTGCTGGAACGCAACGTAGAAACCGAGTCGATGCGCTACGGCATCATCCATCTTCGTGGAGAAGATATTGAGATTGCGCTTACGCATGGTCAGCAATATGGCGAAGAATATTATTCTTTCGTCAATGGCCAACATACTACCCAGGGTGGTACTCATCAAGCGGCTTTTCGCGAGGCCGTAGTCAAAACCATTCGGGAGTTTTATAAGAAAGATTACGATGCCTCGGATATTCGTGCCTCTATTATCGGTGCGATTGCCATCAAGGTGCAAGAACCGGTTTTTGAATCGCAGACGAAAACAAAATTAGGCTCCCAGAATATTGGACCCGAAGGGCCGAGTGTGCGTACGTTTATCAATGACTTTTTGAAAAAGGCACTGGATGATTACTTGCACCGTAACCCCGAAACCGCAGATGCCCTTCAAAAAAGAATTTTGCAGTCGGAACGCGAACGTAAGGATATTGCGGGGATTAAAAAGTTGGCGAATGAGCGCGCCAAAAAAGCATCTGTTCATAACCGCAAATTAAGAGACTGTAAACTGCATTTTTCCGATAAGCACGAGCGCAATCAGGAAACTACGTTGTTTATTACCGAAGGAGATTCTGCCAGTGGCTCGATCACGAAATCGCGCGATGTGATGACACAAGCGGTGTTCAGCTTGAAAGGAAAGCCCCTCAATTCCTACGGGATGTCTAAGAAGATCGTTTACGAGAACGAAGAGTTTAACCTATTGCAGCACGCCCTCAATATTGAGGATGGATTGGATGGCCTGCGCTACAATAATATTGTAGTGGCTACTGATGCCGACGTGGATGGCATGCACATACGCTTGTTATTACTCACCTTTTTCCTGCAATTTTTCCCGGATCTTGTTAAATCCGGTCACGTTTCCATCTTGCAAACCCCACTGTTTCGGGTACGGAACAAGAAAGAAACGATTTATTGTTATTCCGAAGAAGAAAAGCAGCAAGCCATCAAGAAATTGGGAGGTAAGCCGGAGATCACCCGATTTAAAGGGTTGGGCGAAATATCACCATCAGAATTTGGGTTGTTTATCGGAAAAGATATGCGGCTGGACCCAGTCATCCTGTCCAAAGAAAATAAACTCAGCCATCTATTGGAGTACTATATGGGTAAGAATACGCCAGATCGACAAAAGCATATTGTCAACAATCTGCGCGTAGAATTGGATACAGAGGAAGAATTAACGAAAGCGGCTGTTTAA